DNA sequence from the Paraburkholderia azotifigens genome:
GCAGCGACCAGCGCGCATGCGCAGTCGAGCGTTCAGCTGTATGGCCTGCTCGATTTGAGCGTGCCGACCTATGTCACTCACGCCGACGCAAAGGGCAATCATGTCGTAGGTATGGGTGTCGATGGCGAGCCCTGGTTCAGTGGCAGCCGATGGGGGGTAAAGGGTGCAGAAGATATTGGCGGCGGTTCGAAGATCATCTTCCGGCTCGAGAGCGAGTATCGGGTGAGCGACGGCGCGATGGAAGACCCGGGTCAGATCTTCGACCGCGATGCATGGGTCGGCCTGCTGGATGACCGGCTCGGCAAGATCACGTTCGGCTTCCAGAACACGATCGCACGGGATGCATCTGCCATTTACGGCGACCCGTACGGTTCGGCGAGCCTGAGTACGGAAGAGGGCGGGTGGACCAACGCCAACAATTTCAAGCAGATGATTTTCTATGCGGCTAGCGCGACGGGGACGCGTTACACCAACGGTGTCGCGTGGAAGAAGCTCTTCGATAACGGCCTGTTCCTGTCTGCAGGCTACGCGTTTGGTAATACGACGAGCTTTCCGACGGGCTCGAACTACCAGGCAGCAGTTGGCTATAACGGCGGACCATTCAATGTATCCGCGTTCTACAGCCATGCAAACAACCAGGGGAACACGAACCAGTCGTACTCGGTTGGCGGAAACTATATCTTCAGTATCATTCGGCTGAACGCTGGCTATTTCCACTATCTTGGCGATCAGGGCGCACTGGGACAGCGTCATGACGATGCATGGACTGTGTCGATGAAGGTCGCTCCGAAAGGACCGTTCGATTACGAACTGGGCTATCAGCAGATGCGCGTGAAGAATGCCGCATACAACGCGGACGGCGATATTCCGAATGCCAACATCGGCACGTTCGATCCTGCTTCGGGCCTGCACAATGGCTACAAGGAAACGCTGTACTGGTCGGCGTTCTATCATCTGTCGAAGCGTACGGAGGTGTACGTCGCAGGTGACTATATGCGCCTGCACGGCGGTTATACGGTCGCGAGCACGTTCGGCGCAACGAATCAGCTTGAGCTGACGACGGGTATCCGTACGCGCTTCTGACTTTAGACGCGTTCGCTCTTTTAGCCGAAGAGCGTTTTCAAGCTATCAGACAATGGAGACGTGATGAGAACGAATGCTTTTCTGGGCGCATCGATCATGCTGGCCGTGATGGTTGCAGGCGTAAGTGCAGCAAACGCTCAAGGCGGCAGCGATGCAACGGGTACGTCGGCAGCATCCGCCTCGAGCGCGAACCACAAGAAGGCGAAGAAGCCCAAACGTGTGCCGAATGCGAAGGCGGCGGCAGACTCGATTTCACCAGGCGGTGCCAGCGATACGGGCAAGGGCGGTCAGTGACAATCGAAGTGTCGCGTTAGCAAACGCGGTAGTTTGGGCGTAAGTATGAAGCCCGCGCTGAATGGAGCGCGGGCCTTCTACTTCAGCATCGAACGCTCGATAAGCGTATCAATTCAACCGGCAGTACGGCAGCGAACGATGGGCGCGGTATACGGCGTGGGATAGTCAGAGCGGGGGCCCGCCAGCAGTCGCAAGCGCTGCGTCGCCAGCACATCTGCTTCTGTCTGTTCGCGAGTGCTCAATGCCATTGCCGGGGCGTCTGCAGGTAGTGGTTCGTTTACCGCGCACTGAAGCGCTCTGCCGTCACTGAGACGCACGTTCGTCGTATACGCGTAGTCGTGCTGTGCGGCGATACCGCCAGAGTTCCAGATGGCCGCCAGCGCCGGCAGCGCCAGGATCAGGGTTCGGGTTTGCATACGCGACTCCTTGCGTTGCTTTTCCTCCGTTAGACGCGATCAGCGAGCAGAGGTGTCCGTCGGATCTTTCCGATCATCGGTTACAGCGGACGGGCACTGTAAACTGGACGACAGCGCCTCGGGGCTGGTTCGGACTCGCCCATAAGCGGCCACCATGCGCGTCGATGATCGAACGGGAAATCGACAATCCCATACCCAGGCCCGTGGACTTAGAGGTATAGAAGGGCGCGAAAGCCTGCTCGGTGTTCTCTATAGCAAAGCCAGGTCCTGAGTCGCGCACGCTCACGAGCACGCAGTCAGCATCGGCGCGCTGTGTCTCGATCTGCAAGTGCCGTATTTCGTCGCGGGCGAAGCTCATCGCCTCCAGCGCGTTGATGATCAGGTTGAGGAGTACCTGTTGCAGTTGGACACGGTCCCCTCCGATCAATGGCAAACCGCCCGATAGTTGCGTCTGCACGGAAGCGCCGCGCTTGGCCGCTTCCCCGCGCGTCAGCTCGATCACCTCGCGAATCGCTTCGTTGATATCCACCGGTTCTTCGCGTGGTGGCGCCTTTTTCACCATTTGACGAATTCGCCCAAGCACGTCAGCGGCTCGGGTCGAGTCCTTGACGATGCGACTGAGTACCTGGTCGACCTCGCCGATGTCAGGCGGCTGGGCGCGCAGCCAGCGAAGCGCGGCCTGCGCGCTGGTCACGGTCGCCGCAATGGGCTGATTGACTTCATGCGCAATGGAGGCCGTGAGCTGCCCCATGGTCGCAACGCGGTTTGCATGCTCAAGTTCCGTTTGCACTTCGCGATAGCGATGCTCACTTTCGCGGGCTTTCTTCTCCGCTTCCTTTCGCTCGGTCAGATCGAGCACGAACGCAACACCTTCCTTCCGGCTCGCTTCGAAACTCGCCAGGCCGACGATGACGGGAACGCGGCGGCCGTCCTTCCTGATGTACTCCTTTTCGTACGGTTGGGCGCGTCCGGTGCGGATGGACTCCACGAGAGCATGCTCGCTGCCCTCCCGCGATTCGGGAGGCGTGAGATCGCGCCAACGTACGCGGCCCGAAACGAGATCCTCGCGTTCGTATCCCACCATGCGAAGAAATGCATCGTTCGCCTCAAGAATGTCGCCACGGGCATTCCAGACGATGATCCCAATGATGTTCGCTTCGACGAGGCGCCGGATCTTCACTTCGCGTTCGGTCACGTCGCGGTACAAACGGGCGTTTTCAAGCGAAATGGCTGCCTGCGAGGCCACCAGTTTCAGCACGGCAATACGCGCGGGACTGAACGCGCGGGCAGTCAGATTGTTTTCGAGGTAGAGCGCGCCGATCAGCTTCGTCTGATTCATCAGCGGCATGCAGAGGATAGAGCGTGCGTGATGCGCGCGGATATACGGATCGGTGGAAAACGAGGAGTCGCTCGCGGCGTCGTCGAGAAAAATGCTTTCGCGGGTGCGTAGCGCATGGTAGAGGATCGACTCCGGCAACATCGCCGCATTGACGGGCACGTCGCACAGTTGCAACTGTGTCGCTTCGCCGCCTGCCGTCACCTCCGCCGCGACTCGCTGTTCACTGCCATCCGACAGGATCAACAGGCCTCGCTCTCCGCCCGCCTGCTCGATGGCGGTCCGCATGACCATCTCGATCAGCTTGTCGAGCACGATGTCGCCCGAGGCGGCCTGCGACACCTTGATCACGGTCGCGAGATCGAGCTGCTCGACAGAGGCTGCGATCGTGGTCGTCGGGCCGGGAGCGGGCGCTTCCGTTCTGAGGAAAGGATGGTGTTCTTCGAGCTGCCGCACTTTCCCATCGGCGCCCCAGCGCAGATACCCGTAGCGCGCGTCATGCAGATACACACGGGAAATCTTTTTGAAACCACGCGTTGCGTAAAAGCGCGAGGCAAGTTCATTGGCGAGCGCCTCGATATGGATAAAGCCGCTCTCTTGCGCGGAGTGTATTGCGCGCTCATAAAGCATTTCCGCATCGACCACCCGGCCTTCCAGGCGTGCGATCTCCGCACCGATGAGCGTGGCGCGGCTTTCAAAGTTCTCAGGGCAGTTTTTCGCCCAGATTTGAAACTGGCTGTAGTGTTCGTTCATAGCGCGCAAGCGCTGCGGCCACTCGCCGACAGGACTCGAATCGCATACGGCAGCCTGGACCAGCGCGCTGTAGAAGTGGTATTCGGCTTCCTCGAAGAACGAGGACGAGGTCCAAAGCAGGGGCTGAGCTTTCGCGGCGGCATCCATTGCCGCCGGAAAGTCCTCGGCAAGATATCGCGCCTGCAGTTTTCTGGTCCAGTACCAACACTCGGCGAGCGCCAGATCCCGACTGGCGGACAGATGACTTTCGGTGCGGAGTTCGTTGAACTGTGCGTCATCGAAGCAGCCGAACGTCGGCGTTAAGCCGCGAAGCATCCGGACAAGCGCAAGTTGCGTGGCGATGAAGTCGACGACCAGACCGAATCGGACCTTCCCGGCGTACACAAGGCCACGTTCAGCTTCGACTTGTATCTCGGACAGCGTCTCGCCGGCAAAGAGCAGATCCGAATTGAGGCTGTTGCCCGCGTAAGCGCCATACGGAAGGTCGCCGATGCGGTTCGCCGCGTCGAATGCGCGACGCAGCAGATCACGGCAATCCCGTACGGGCTTCAGCCAGCGTACGACAAAAATCGAGAAGCACAGATACGTTTTTGCTTCGAAGCGTTTGAGTCCACGTCGATCGACGAGTTCGCAGCCGAGCTGTCCGAATCGATACCCCGCCTGATAGTCGCCGAAACGTCTTCCCGCGACCCTTCCGACATTGGCATAGAGCACGCACGAAGCATCGCAGTTGCCTCTCTCGAGACTCAGATTCACCGCCTTGCAGATCGTCAGGCATGCAAGATTTGCATCCGTCTGCAAGGCTGGCGCGAAGAGCTTGCTAAGAGCCTCGACGGTCCCGAGGGAGGCCGCATCCTCCATGAGCGGCAAGTCGATGAGTTCCTCGATGGCGCGGTCTCCAAGCTGGGACCAGATGTGCTCGTATTCGCGCCGCACGGTATCGTCGCTTGGGTGAGGAGACCAATCGATGCCGACGTGCCGGAGATAGGCGAGACAGACCTCGACTGCGCGGTCGCTTCGATCAAGTACCAGATAGACATCCAGCTGCAGGCAAGCGATGAGCGCATGTTCGACCGTTGTTTCGGCGCGAGCAGACAACGCGTTCAGGCGCTCGTCTGCAAGCGATGGCTGCCCTGTCAGGAATTCACACTCGGCACGGTTCAGTTCCAATGCAAACGTGAGATCGTGCTGGCGCTCCCAGCAATCGGTGCCCAATAGTTCTGCACCGGCGACAAGATAGCTGAGCGCCGAGGCATAGGCCGACGACGCCTTGGCGCGCCGGCCGGCGAGCAGATTGAATCGGGCTAGTTGCTCACGGGCGTCCTGTGCAGCGATCAGCGTAGCACCGCGATTGAGCTGGCCTACTATTTCGAAGATCGCTTCCTCTCGCCGTTCTGGCGGCGTCTGTGCCGCGAGCAGCCACCCGATCCGCAGGTGAGCCTCGGTGCGGGAGTCTTTAGGGATCGTTGAGTAGGCCGCTTCATGAATGCGGTCGTGAACGAACGCATAGGCGTTTTCCAGCCGCGCGACGAGTTCCTGACGGATCGCCTCCCACAAGGCTGCGTGGACCTGCGCTTCCTGCATACCAAGAACGGTCGACAACGTCACAGTCCCAGCGGCGTTTCCCAGACACGCGAGATGCTGCATCACTTGCAGCGTGTCGGCTGGCAGGCGCGTCAGCTTGCCGACCATCAGATCGACCACGTTGTCCGTATAACCCTTGGCGTCGATCCGGCCCAGATCCCAACACCATTGCCCCGCATCGTGATCGAAGACGAGCAGTTCCGCGTCGATGAGTGCGTGCAGGAACTGGATCACGAAGAATGGATTGCCGGCAGTTTTATCCAGCACGAGTCGAGCCAGTGGGTCCACCCGCTCCGGCTGGCAGTGAAGCGCGTCTCCGATTAACTGTCTGATGTGCGTACCGGCCAGCGGCGCCAGCGTGATTTCACCGATCCGGACATCCGCCTTTCCGATGGCCTTGAGTTTGAGCGTGAGTGGATGCGTCGCGTCCACCTCGTTATCGCGGTAGGCGCCGATCAGCAGCAGATATTGCAGATCGGAGCGGGTCAGGAGATCTTCAAGCAGGTCGAGCGTTGCGGCGTCGAGCCATTGCAGATCGTCGAGAAACAGTGCAAGCGGATGTTGGGCGCGCGCAAATACGCCGATGAAGCGTCGGAACACGAGCATGAAGCGGCTTTGGGCCTGCTGTGGCTCGAGTTCCGGGACGGGCGGTTGTTCACCGATGATCAGCTTCAGTTCAGGAATCAGGTCAGTCATGAGCCGCGCGTTGGGTTCCAGCGCGCCGAGCAAGGCTTCGCGCCAACTCGCCAGTTCGATGTCACGTCTTCCAAGTAGCGGACCCACCAGACCTTGAAACGCCTGCACCAGCGTCGAATAAGGGATGTTCCGCTTGTATTGATCGAACTTGCCCGATGCGAAGAGTCCGCGCGGCGGCACGAGCACCCTGTGCAGTTCGTTGACGGCCGAAGACTTGCCTATACCGGAGTAGCCGGAAACCAGAATCAGCTCTGGCGTGCCGCTAGCAACGACGCGCTCGAACGCTGCAATCAGGGTTTGCACGTCGCGCTCGCGTCCATAGAGCTTCTCCGGGAGAAGCAGCCGGTCCGGTATATCGCGCTGGCCAAGCACGAACGGGTCGATACGGTGTTGGCGCCGCCATTCATCGAGGCAATGCTCAAGATCCCGCTCGACGCCGGCTGCCGTCTGATAGCGCTCCTCGGGCGTTTTCGCGAGCAGCTTCATCACCAGTTCCGAGATGGCTGGTGGCACGGTGCTGACGCGAGCACTGGGGGGCACCGGCATTCTGGCGATATGGCAGTGCACCCATTCCATGGCGTCCATGGCCGTG
Encoded proteins:
- a CDS encoding porin, with the translated sequence MNKRHLTLVLVSGALAATSAHAQSSVQLYGLLDLSVPTYVTHADAKGNHVVGMGVDGEPWFSGSRWGVKGAEDIGGGSKIIFRLESEYRVSDGAMEDPGQIFDRDAWVGLLDDRLGKITFGFQNTIARDASAIYGDPYGSASLSTEEGGWTNANNFKQMIFYAASATGTRYTNGVAWKKLFDNGLFLSAGYAFGNTTSFPTGSNYQAAVGYNGGPFNVSAFYSHANNQGNTNQSYSVGGNYIFSIIRLNAGYFHYLGDQGALGQRHDDAWTVSMKVAPKGPFDYELGYQQMRVKNAAYNADGDIPNANIGTFDPASGLHNGYKETLYWSAFYHLSKRTEVYVAGDYMRLHGGYTVASTFGATNQLELTTGIRTRF
- a CDS encoding trifunctional serine/threonine-protein kinase/ATP-binding protein/sensor histidine kinase, which codes for MGKSFQTLWDDGERILSRGPHPKADSSDSFLLLQPAAENPLPATLDLLAHEFGLKDELEGAWAVRPLELVREARRPVLVLDDPGGEPLEGRLGAPMEIEEFLEIAVGTAAALGKLHQRDLVHKDLKPAHIMVNCADGQVRLTGFGIASRLPRERQPPEPPESIAGTLAYMAPEQTGRMNRSIDSRSDLYAFGVTLYQMLVNALPFTAMDAMEWVHCHIARMPVPPSARVSTVPPAISELVMKLLAKTPEERYQTAAGVERDLEHCLDEWRRQHRIDPFVLGQRDIPDRLLLPEKLYGRERDVQTLIAAFERVVASGTPELILVSGYSGIGKSSAVNELHRVLVPPRGLFASGKFDQYKRNIPYSTLVQAFQGLVGPLLGRRDIELASWREALLGALEPNARLMTDLIPELKLIIGEQPPVPELEPQQAQSRFMLVFRRFIGVFARAQHPLALFLDDLQWLDAATLDLLEDLLTRSDLQYLLLIGAYRDNEVDATHPLTLKLKAIGKADVRIGEITLAPLAGTHIRQLIGDALHCQPERVDPLARLVLDKTAGNPFFVIQFLHALIDAELLVFDHDAGQWCWDLGRIDAKGYTDNVVDLMVGKLTRLPADTLQVMQHLACLGNAAGTVTLSTVLGMQEAQVHAALWEAIRQELVARLENAYAFVHDRIHEAAYSTIPKDSRTEAHLRIGWLLAAQTPPERREEAIFEIVGQLNRGATLIAAQDAREQLARFNLLAGRRAKASSAYASALSYLVAGAELLGTDCWERQHDLTFALELNRAECEFLTGQPSLADERLNALSARAETTVEHALIACLQLDVYLVLDRSDRAVEVCLAYLRHVGIDWSPHPSDDTVRREYEHIWSQLGDRAIEELIDLPLMEDAASLGTVEALSKLFAPALQTDANLACLTICKAVNLSLERGNCDASCVLYANVGRVAGRRFGDYQAGYRFGQLGCELVDRRGLKRFEAKTYLCFSIFVVRWLKPVRDCRDLLRRAFDAANRIGDLPYGAYAGNSLNSDLLFAGETLSEIQVEAERGLVYAGKVRFGLVVDFIATQLALVRMLRGLTPTFGCFDDAQFNELRTESHLSASRDLALAECWYWTRKLQARYLAEDFPAAMDAAAKAQPLLWTSSSFFEEAEYHFYSALVQAAVCDSSPVGEWPQRLRAMNEHYSQFQIWAKNCPENFESRATLIGAEIARLEGRVVDAEMLYERAIHSAQESGFIHIEALANELASRFYATRGFKKISRVYLHDARYGYLRWGADGKVRQLEEHHPFLRTEAPAPGPTTTIAASVEQLDLATVIKVSQAASGDIVLDKLIEMVMRTAIEQAGGERGLLILSDGSEQRVAAEVTAGGEATQLQLCDVPVNAAMLPESILYHALRTRESIFLDDAASDSSFSTDPYIRAHHARSILCMPLMNQTKLIGALYLENNLTARAFSPARIAVLKLVASQAAISLENARLYRDVTEREVKIRRLVEANIIGIIVWNARGDILEANDAFLRMVGYEREDLVSGRVRWRDLTPPESREGSEHALVESIRTGRAQPYEKEYIRKDGRRVPVIVGLASFEASRKEGVAFVLDLTERKEAEKKARESEHRYREVQTELEHANRVATMGQLTASIAHEVNQPIAATVTSAQAALRWLRAQPPDIGEVDQVLSRIVKDSTRAADVLGRIRQMVKKAPPREEPVDINEAIREVIELTRGEAAKRGASVQTQLSGGLPLIGGDRVQLQQVLLNLIINALEAMSFARDEIRHLQIETQRADADCVLVSVRDSGPGFAIENTEQAFAPFYTSKSTGLGMGLSISRSIIDAHGGRLWASPNQPRGAVVQFTVPVRCNR